Proteins encoded within one genomic window of Catharus ustulatus isolate bCatUst1 chromosome 10, bCatUst1.pri.v2, whole genome shotgun sequence:
- the LOC117000810 gene encoding phospholipase A and acyltransferase 1-like: protein MGQEESKPEPGDLIQIYRPFYQHWALYVGDGYIVHLTPVENGEVLTSIFNTRAKVKKQLLKVVVGNDKWRVNNKYDRSRKPRPVKEIIRRAEEWIDRVVTYDVVTRNCEHFVTELRYGEGVSDQVSGTG from the exons atgggacaggaggagagtAAACCTGAGCCTGGGGACCTGATCCAGATCTACCGGCCATTTTACCAGCACTGGGCCCTCTACGTGGGGGATGGATATATCGTCCACTTGACGCCTGTAG AGAATGGAGAAGTATTAACATCAATATTCAACACAAGGGCCAAGGTGAAGAAGCAACTCCTGAAAGTGGTGGTGGGAAATGATAAATGGCGTGTCAACAACAAGTATGACCGCTCCCGCAAACCTCGTCCTGTGAAGGAGATCATCCGGAGAGCTGAGGAATGGATTGACAGGGTCGTGACATATGATGTGGTTACTAGGAACTGTGAGCACTTTGTGACAGAGCTCCGCTATGGAGAGGGAGTCTCTGACCAGGTGAGTGGCACAGGGTGA
- the LOC117000806 gene encoding phospholipase A and acyltransferase 1-like has product MGQENSKPQPGDLIEINRHIYQHWALYMGDGDVIHLTPVDGGTFAPVSSTKAKVKKEPLNMAADNYGWCVNNKYDRFRTPRPVEEILRRAEEWIGRVVTYNLLFSNCEHFVTELRYGEAVSLQAEDAILHGPVGAIARVFSGGAPILGWTAFSRR; this is encoded by the exons ATGGGACAGGAGAACAGCAAACCCCAGCCTGGGGACTTGATCGAGATCAACCGGCATATTTACCAGCACTGGGCCCTCTACATGGGGGATGGAGATGTCATCCACTTGACGCCTGTAG ATGGAGGAACATTTGCACCAGTATCCAGCACAAAGGCCAAGGTGAAGAAGGAACCTCTGAATATGGCGGCCGACAATTATGGATGGTGTGTCAACAACAAGTATGACCGCTTCCGCACTCCTCGACCTGTGGAGGAGATCCTCCGGAGGGCTGAGGAATGGATAGGCAGGGTCGTGACatataatttgcttttctctaaCTGTGAGCATTTTGTGACAGAGCTTCGCTACGGAGAAGCAGTCTCTCTGCAG GCCGAAGATGCAATTCTCCACGGTCCTGTAGGAGCAATAGCACGTGTTTTTTCTGGTGGGGCCCCAATTCTGGGTTGGACGGCATTTTCTAGGAGATAG